The following nucleotide sequence is from Zea mays cultivar B73 chromosome 1, Zm-B73-REFERENCE-NAM-5.0, whole genome shotgun sequence.
ctttcgttgaagtagacagcggagtcttccgggtcagcgagcttctcgctccagcctccccggagacgatcttttcccgaagagccggaagtagcgtctttccagcattttcggagtttgttggtggAGACTTCTGTTCtggcagatccgcgaggcggtgtagaattccttcttcgtccgccacggaggagattgtcccgaagcagaatgtggatccgggacgcatggtgatcttgctgtggaaggtgacggccattgagctagcttggatcgtcgacacaccccctacctggcgcgccagctgtcggtgttttgggtccgaccgcacacccggggttgcccctcaaggtgtttttaggagtaggacggtgtcgacgactgtagcaaaatggttcgtgccgatcgcacgagggacaatggacaagatttacaggttcgggccgcttagaaacgcgtaacaccctacgtcctggtgagtatatgagcgtggttacaagaggattctctggatagagggcgcagagagttttcgtGGGTGGCCAAGTGGAGCagagtcgatcgatctgaaggggtgccccctaggccttatatactcggccgtggagcattatatgtgttacgataacaacaagtagctgaaagatagtcaacctcttgagtttatccttacgtaacctccgccgacttatcctcgcatggccccgttgcatgggggctccagcgcgggaaagtcgggtctctgtttgtgattcattcgttcgacgttgtgggccgcctgtgtttgcactaatcagtcccacgtcttctttattggttgtctttccctaggcccacgaaagaatgaccttacgaattattgggcccttgggcttttcgtgaggccttttacttctttagtggacccaggggatatctatcccccacaggctCGGCCCCATGCCTAAAATGGTATGACACGTTTCAATTCTAAGCCAATCTGACACACAATAATTATGGACTATACCGGGCTAGCCCATGGGCTAAGTTGTCGACCCATGACCTAACATATTTTTGCTTACACGTACCGGACTTAATTCAGGCGATCCGAAATGAAAAAAGCTTGAAATTCAAATTCCGGTCTGAAATAGAAAAAACCTAAAATCCAAATTCTGGCCTAAAAACTACAAACAACCCACAAATATGACCAGAATTTAGAATAGAGAACATAACACACCTCCATAGTTCCAGATTCCCTTTTAAATAACCATACATGTTGCAATCTAGTTTACCAATTATATCACATCAAGGATACATTACAAAATTCTAGTAAGTTACTCGTAGTACATATCACACAATACAGAACCCCATCACAGATTTGACCAAACAAAAAAAAGACAAACAAATTTGATAAAAAACTTAATATTTCTATTTAGTTACTAAAGCCATTAACGTGTTTTTTTGGTGATAACAAACCATTTTAGGTTCTGAATGGCCTTTTTAGTGTCGGCCATAAATGTGTTATGCATGCGCCCGCCAGTGGGCACTACCTCAGCGCCTAAGCATGACCCGAGATATAGGGCAAGGTAAGCAAGCTCAATATTATTGATAAGAAACGACAAAACTATAGCTAGCTTAAGTTAAAGAACCGAACTCATTCTTCTAATCTCAGTACACCTCACAACAAATACATACTCCCTCTCGGTCATGAAATATAAGAATTTAGTTGTCCTCAGTTAATTCATCATAAATTTGTCTAAATGTATAGCAAAGTAAAATGATACTTTTAATACCAGATGAGTTCAGTAGATACATTGTGAAATGTATTTTATATGTGTTAATGTTTTTTAAAATAACTCCGGTGAAGCTGATAACTTGACTTATAACAGCTGCAATGCCAAGATATTTCAGGATGGATCAGAGTGATGACACCAATATTACAATACAGTTGAAAATACtctctccgttcttttttatttatcattGTTTATTTCAAAAATAAACTAGCAGCCGACAAATATTGGAGAACGGAGATACTACCATTCCGTTGCTCCTAGCTAGGGATGAATGTCGGATGTGTCAAATACGATATCCAATCCTTATAAAGGCTTGTTCGTTTGTTCAGGAATGGACTTGGAATCGTTCCATCTAATCAAAACTTATATAACTTAGAGAAAAAATCTAGCTAGAAATTGTTCCAGGCCTCCGTTCCGTGAAAACCAAACGACACCAAAGTATATTCCAACTTTAAACATACCGAGTAATATATAGTATGCATATCCAATATATGAATTTATGTAAAGATTACTTAGGTCTGTTTGAAAACACTCAGTTTCTAAAAAACTGATTTATAGAAATTGAGTTGGTTTCAAATATATCAGTTTATGACTTATTTTATAGAAATTAGATTACTAATTTCTTAAAAATAAAAAATTGGTCTCTCCTAactaaaagataaaaactagttcCTTAAAAACTGAGTTGCTTCCAAAATAGTTCTTAATTAGTATTTAAACACTTTCGGACGGATTAATACCGAGAAAATACCCATCCCGTATTTATCGCACTCTCGGACACTGCTAGCTCATCAGTAAAATACGTACGTTATCCCAATTCACTATCATTTGCATGACTAACCAAACCCATTCTGCATAACCACGTAATTAAGCAGATGAGTACGTCCGTACACGTATAAATACATAAGAACACTATAATCTACCAGCTCGGGTGGGCCCTAGCTAACGAGCACTTGGGTCGCCAAGCTCAGGCAGGCACCACCAAGAGAGCAGACCGGCTCGCTTTCACTTTATTTTGGCTTTTGGTGGTGTATAAATACGGGGCACCAGCAGAGGGGCCTTCATCTCGCCTCCTCGCGTCCGATCGATCCCCATCCCCTTCCATTGCGTGCTGGAGCCCTCCTCCGCGCGCTTTCTCTGGTGACGCCGTCCATGTCTCCTCCTCTCTTCCTGCACACTGATTGAGGTCTtcattcttctctctctctctctcctactGTTAGCTACCTAGGGTTTGCCATGGCCATCACCTTTTTTGAGCCATCACACTTTACTCTCTCTCTCTTCACCCATGACACATCCATCCAGCCACCCCCACTAGCTCTCTAGCTAGCCATCCTCCTCATCACCCTCTCCGCCTCTGTCTCTTGCTGTCTTGCGGCACTGTTCTTAGCTGCAGGTAGCTCCGTCCAGCTCGACGGTTCTCTCTTAGCAGCTAAGGAAGGCGACATAAATTATAAAAGGCGCCACTTGAGGGCAGGGCCAAGGAAAGTTGTGGTTTCCAACTCCTCACCTCACACACTCTCTTCTTCTCTCCTTCGTTCTCCCTCGCAAAGTCAGGGTCACTGAAAGTAGCGGAAGAGCCCAAGTAGTTCTTCGCCACCGGTACCGCATCGATCATCATGGTGTTCTCCTCGCTCCCGATCTTCCTAGACCCTCCCAATTGGGGCCAGGTAATTGGTTTATCCAATCATATACTCTTCGTTCCTTACTTTTAGTTTCGTCATGCACAAGCATGACGAACTGGTTTCTCTCTCCGTTTCCTAATTATTATTTTAGAGTGAATCCGGCCTTTTTCCAATACGAACTTCAAATCTCTGGTTGATTGATCGCTGTGATTCGCAAGTTTGTTTACTACCTATGCTCATGCCCTGGTTGAGCATAGACACAAAGGAAGGGCATCATTATAGGCATGTTCTTGAATATACCGTGCTTTGAATTCCAGCCTTTATTAATTGATTCGTTATACATACAGATGCAGATGCAGATGCAGCAGCAGTCACCGCTCCAGTGTCTCCTCGGCAGCGGCGGTGGCAGCGACCACCACCACCTCATGCCTCCTCCGTCCGGCCTGGCGCCGCTGCCGGGGGGTCCTGCTGACACAGCGGCGAGCGGTCCGGCGGGAGGCGGCTCGTCCACCTCGGCCTCAGTGCAAGCCGCGGCGGGAGCGGGGGCAGGGGCGCAGCCTCGCCCCGTGGTGTCGATGGCGGAGCGCGCCCGGCTcgcgcgcgtgccgctgccggaGCCCGGCACGCTCCGATGCCCGCGCTGTGACTCGACCAACACCAAGTTCTGCTACTTCAATAACTACTCGCTGTCGCAGCCGCGCCACTTCTGCAAGGCGTGCCGCCGCTACTGGACCCGTGGCGGCGCGCTCCGCAACGTgcccgtcggcggcgggtgcAGGCGCAACACCAAGCGCTCCAGCAAGAAGTCgtcccgcggcggcggcgcgggcgccACGGCGGCAACCTCCTCGTCCTcgaccacctccacctccaccacggccactaccaccaccaccacgagcgcggccatggcggcggccgagGCCATCGCCGGCATGCAGGCGCAGCTGCCCCACCTCGGCCTCCCGCCCGCAGCGGCCGCCGCGGCGCTTGAGGCCTCGCTGGAGGGCTACCACCACTACCTCCCGCTCCAGATGCAGCCGCAGTTCCTGCAGCAGGCTGGCCTGCACGGCTACCATTTCGCCGACGACGGCACCGGCGTCCTCGCAGCTGACGGGTTCCCGAGGGGCGTCGTCGCCTCGGGGCTGC
It contains:
- the LOC100273972 gene encoding Dof zinc finger protein DOF2.2, translating into MVFSSLPIFLDPPNWGQMQMQMQQQSPLQCLLGSGGGSDHHHLMPPPSGLAPLPGGPADTAASGPAGGGSSTSASVQAAAGAGAGAQPRPVVSMAERARLARVPLPEPGTLRCPRCDSTNTKFCYFNNYSLSQPRHFCKACRRYWTRGGALRNVPVGGGCRRNTKRSSKKSSRGGGAGATAATSSSSTTSTSTTATTTTTTSAAMAAAEAIAGMQAQLPHLGLPPAAAAAALEASLEGYHHYLPLQMQPQFLQQAGLHGYHFADDGTGVLAADGFPRGVVASGLLAQLAAVKMEEHGSNGGGAIAAHHEQQSYWPGSTGGGGGWPVEFLSGFSSSSSGNVL